The sequence GCTGTTCGAGATCGATCCCGAGCCCTATCGCATCGCGGTCGCCTCCGCCCAGGCGCAGATCGCCGCGGCGCAGGTCAACGTCCAGACGCTCCAGACCAGCTATGCCGGCACCGGCGCCAGCATCCAGGCGGCGCGCGACAGCCTGCAGGCGGCGCAGCAGGACTATTCCCGCCAGGCCGAGCTGATGAAGGCCGGCTTCACCACGCGCGCGCGGCTCGAACAGTCCGAGCACGGCGTCGAGCAGGCCCGCGCGGCGGTGTCGCGCGCCCAGTCCGACGCGGCCGAGGCGCGCTCGAAGCTTTCCACCGGTTCGGCCGGCGAGAACCCGCAGCTCGCCGCCGCGCGCGTCCAGCTCGCCAAGGCGCAGCTCGATCTCAGCCGCACCAAGGTCTATGCGCCCGTCGATGGCATCGTCAGCCAGTCGGACCGGCTCCAGGTCGGCCAGATGATGATGACCGGCCTTCCCGCGGTCACCATCGTCCGTGGCTCGGGCGCGTGGCTGGAGGCGAATTTCAAGGAAACCGACCTCAACAAGATGCGCGTGGGCCAGAAGGCCGAAGTCAGCTTCGATGCCTATCCGGGTCTCAAGCTCAAGGCGCATGTCGCATCGATCGGCGCGGGCACCGGCTCCGAATTCTCGGTGCTCCCCGCCCAGAACGCCAACGGCAACTGGGTCAAGGTCACCCAGCGCGTGCCGGTACGCATCGCGATCGACGAGAACAGCCCGCGCCCGCTGATCGCCGGTCTCTCCGCCGATGTGACCGTGAATATCTTGGACTAGCCGTCGCCCCGGCGAAAGCCGGGGTCTCGTGCCCCGCGGCGCGCGCTTGCGGCGCGGGATCCCGGCTCTCGACGGGATGACGAAGGAAAATTTATGGCCACCGCCGCCCAACCCGCCGACGACGCCCCCGCCGCCTCTCCGGCCTCCACCGCCGGCGTCGCGGCGCTTCCGGTCACCAATCGCGGCCTGCTCACCTTTGGCGTGATGCTGGCGACGATCATGCAGATCCTCGACAGCACGATCGCCAACGTCGCGCTTCCGCACATGACGACGGCATTGGGCGCGAGCGCCGACACGATCACCTGGGTGCTGACCAGCTATATCGTCGCCTCGGCGATCGCGATTCCGATCACCGGCTGGCTCGCCGACCGGATCGGCTCACGCAACCTGTTCCTCCTCTCGACGCTCGGCTTCATCCTCGCCTCGGCGCTGTGCGGCATGGCCCAGAATCTCGAGCAGATGGTGCTCTTCCGCCTGCTCCAGGGCATTTCGGCGGCGTTCATGAACCCGCTCAGCCAGACGGTGATGCTCGATATCAATCCGCCCGAGCGCCAGGCCAAGGCGATGGCCATCTGGGGCATGGGGATCATGGTCGGCCCGATCATGGGGCCGGTGATCGGCGGCTGGCTGACCGACAATTTCAACTGGCGCTGGGTGTTCTACGTCAACCTGCCGCTGGGGGTGATCTGCATCGCCATCCTGTGGTGGCTGCTCCCCTCGCGCCCGATCGTCCGGCGCCGCTTCGATATCTTCGGCTTCTCGATGCTGACCCTCGGCATCGCCGCGCTCCAGCTCATGCTCGATCGCGGCCAGGGCGAGGACTGGCTCGGCTCGACCGAGATCTGGATCGAGATGCTGGTCGCGGGAATCGCGTTGTGGATGTTCACCGTCCATATGTTCACCGGCAAGCACCCGATGTTCGAGCGCGAGCTGTGGAAGAACCGCAACCTGGTCACCGCGATCGGCTTCATGCTGGTGATCGGCGTGGTGATGATGGCGACGATGGCGCTGCTGCCCCCGATGCTCCAGAACCTCTACGGCCATTCGGTGCTCGACACCGGCTTGCTGCTGATGCCGCGCGGCGTCGGCGTGGTGCTGACGATGGCGGTCGCCGCGCAACTCACCCAGCGCGGCTTCGATGCGCGCTGGCTCGTCGCGCTCGGCATGGCGCTGGCCGCCTTCTCGCTATGGCAGATGACGCACTGGTCGCTGGAAATGGGCACCGGGCCGGTGATCGTCTCGGGCTTCGTCCAGGGGCTCGGCATGGGGCTGGTGTTCATGCCGCTCCAGGGCATCGCCTTCGCGACGCTGCCGACCCGCTACCGCACGGAAGGCGCGTCGCTGATGAACCTGTCGCGCAACATCGGCGCGTCGGTCGGCATCTCGCTGGTCACCACGCTCCTCGCCCGCAGCGTCCAGATCAGCCATGCCGACCTGGCGCCCAAGATCAATCCCGAGAACCTCAACATGATGGATCCCGGGCTGCTCCAGATCCTCGGCGGTTCGGGCGACACGCTGCTGGCGATGGCCAATGCCGAGATCAACCGCCAGGCGATGATGATCGGCTATCTCAACGATTTCTACGCGATGATGATCGTGACCGCGCTGTCGGTGCCGCTGGTGATCTTCCTGCGCAAGCCCAAGGGCCCGGCGGCCAAGCCCGACGCCAGCGCGATGGGGCATTGAACGGGCCGCCCCGGTGCGCGAACCGGGGCGGCGTTCCGTTTAGCGCGATCAGGCGGCCTTCTTCAGGTGCCGCCGGCCGAGCAGCTCCGCGATCTGCACCGCGTTGAGCGCGGCGCCCTTGCGGAGATTGTCGCTGACGCACCACAGCGACAGCCCGTTATCGACGGTCGAATCCTCGCGGACGCGGCTGACATAGGTGGCGTATTCGCCGACGCATTCGACCGGCGTGACATAGCCGCCATCCTCATGCTTATCGACGAGCATCACGCCCGGCGCCTCGCGCAGGATGGTCTTGGCTTCCTCGGCCGAGATCTCTTCCTCGAACTCGATGTTGATCGCTTCCGAATGGCCGACGAAGACGGGCACGCGCACGCAAGTGGCGGTGACCTTGATCTTCGGATCGAGAATCTTCTTGGTCTCGACCACCATCTTCCATTCCTCCTTGGTCGAGCCGTCTTCCAGGAAGCTGTCGATATGGGGGATGACGTTGAAGGCGATCTGCTTGGTGAACTTCTTCGGCTCCGCCGAATCGCCAACGAAGATGTTGCGCGACTGCTCGAACAGCTCGTCCATCCCCGCCTTGCCGGCGCCGGAGACCGACTGATAGGTCGCGACGACGACGCGCTTGATTTTCGCCTTGTCGTGCAAGGGCTTCAGCGCGACGACCATCTGCGCGGTCGAGCAGTTCGGATTGGCGATGATGCCCTTCTTCCTGTAGCCGTCGATCGCCTCCGGGTTCACCTCGGGCACGATCAGCGGCACGTCCGGGTCCATGCGATAGAGCGAGGCATTGTCGATCACGGTGCAGCCCGCCGCGGCGAAGCGCGGGGCGTGGGCCTTCGACCCGTCCGAGCCGATCGCGAAGATCGCCATGTCCCATCCGGCGGGATCGAAATGCTCGATATTCTGGACCTTATACTGTTTCCCGGTCTCGCCGAAATCGACCATGTCACCGGTCGAGCGCGAGCTCGCCAGCACGGCGAGATCGTCGATCGGGAATTCCCGCTCGGCCAGGATGTTCAGCACTTCGCGCCCGACATTGCCGGTGGCGCCTGCGACGACGACACGGTAGCCCATTTTCGGTCCTTTCAGGTCCGCACGCTCAGGTAGCGGCGGGATGCTCTTTGGTGTGGATTGGTGCGGAATGCGAGTGCATTCCTGTACTTCGCGGCAAAACGACAGCCTGCGCCCGGATTTACGGGCGGGCGGTAATTCGTTTGCTAGTTCGTTTGCGAAGCATGGGCGCCGCCTAGCAGACCGAAAGCTGCGTGGCGAGGGCGATTCGTGAAAGAAAAACTTACAAGCAATCGCCCCCCGCTCTTCAGCTTTTAGGGCATCGCGCCGCCAGCCAGCGTATCGCCTCGGCCTGCGCGTCCGCAGCCATGGTTTTGACGTCGGGCTGGATCGCATCCCGATATTCCTTGCCGGTACGATCGCGCACGAACACTCCGGTCAGCACCAGCAGCGCGCCGTCCGAAAGCGGAAAGGCGCTGTTGCCGGTGGTGTAGCCCCCGCTTGGCTCGCCGAACGTGCGGACATTGGCCCGCCCGATCAACGCCATCGCCGTCATCTCGCCCGAACTCGCGGTGCGCGGCCCGATCAGAACCGCCACCGGCGCATCGGCGTGTGCGAGCACATAAGATGGCGGCAGCGCCCGCGGTTGCTCCGGCAACGGCGCCATGCCCGAAGCCGTCCGCTGCCAGATCGTCACGGCACCCTTGGGATCGATGAACGACCCGAACGGCGCAGCGCCCAGCAGCGGATCGAGACCATGCAGCATCGGCCACATATTGCCGCCGGTATCGTCGCGGAGATCGACCACCCAGCCGCAGATCGGCTGCGCATCCATATTTAGCAGCGCGTCGCGGATAATCCGGCGATACAGCTCGCCAAGCTCGTTGCCGCCCGCCGCGAAGGTGTTCAGCCCGGGTAGGCGGATAACGCCATAGCGGTTGTCGACAAGCTCGGAAGTCGGCAATGGCGGCGCGGCGTGCGGCGCTCCGGCGACGGTGCCGGCGGTAGCCGGCTTCACCGGCAAAGGCGGCCGCAGGAAGCTGTGCTTCTCCCCCAGCGCTCCGAGTATCCCGCGGATCGCGTTATGGGTGTCACCGGGAGTCACCGCACCGCCGATATCGGCATGGGCATCGGCCGAGACCCGTGCCCAATCGGCCTTGGCGCTGTCGATATGATTGGCCTGGATCAGCGCGATCGCGCTTTCGAGATAAGCCTTGGCCTCGGCGGAGGGCGGCTTGGCGTCTGGCGTTACGGCTTCGAGCTTCACCTCGTCGACGATGATGTCGGCATCGCCGCGGATATCGATGGTGAGGTTGATCTGCGTGGCTTCGCGCGCGACCCGACCGACGATCGCGACTTCCCGCCATGCGCCGGCCTGGAGGGACTTGTCGTCCATGCCATAGCGAAAGCCCGCATATTTGGGCTTGGGCCGGATCACCGCCATGCCGAGGCCGGCATGCGCGCCCGGCTTGCTCACCGCCACCCGCGCGCTGAACCGCACCAGCTTGCCGCGAAACGCCGCCGCATCGACGAACTGGATCAGCGAGGCGCCATCCGCGGCGTCGCCCGAAGCGCGATAGAGGTGCGCGCCCTTGCCGGCGCTGCCCTCTCCGGCTTCCACGCGGTAATCGCTATTCGGATCGTGCTTATCGAAGACCCAGCCGGTGAAGCCGCCGGTGGCGGTGACCTCTTCGAACCCGGCATTGCGCGGCGCGGGCGGCAAAGGCTCGGGCGTGGCCTGCCCCACGCCCACCCACCACGCTAGCAGCATCGTCAGCATCGGCATTCGTCAGCGTTTGTTCTTCACTTCCCGGTCGAAGAAGTTGAACACCGTCGTCCAGACATGGATGTCCTTCGGCGCGCTATGGGCCTTGCCGGGATAGAACATCATCTCGAACGGGCGGTTCTCCGCCTGGAGCTTCGCTGCCAGCGCGGTGGAATTGTCGAGCACGACGTTATCGTCGGACATGCCGTGCATCAGCAGCAGCGGATCGCGGATCCTGCCGGCGTCGGCGATCGTGTCCGCGGCTGCATAGGCCTGGGGATCCTTGTTGGGATCGCCAAGATAGCGCTCGGTATAATGGGTGTCATAGAGCCCCCATTTCACCACCGGCGCGCCCGATACGGCGGCGGCGAACACGCCGGGATGCTTCTCCAGCAGCTTCAGGGTCATGAAACCGCCATAGGACCAGCCATAGCCGCCGATCCGGTCCTTATCGACGAAGTCCTGCGACTTCAGATAATCGATGCCGGCGATCTGGTCCTCGACCTCGACGGTGCCGAGCTTCTGGAAGATCTGATCCTCGAACGCCTTGCCGCGGAAGTTCGAGCCACGCCCGTCGATCTGGAAATAGATATAGCCACGATCGACGATGTGCTGGACCAGCGGGTTCTCCCATTTGTGCGCGACACGCTGCGACGTGCCCGGTCCGCCATAATATTCGACGAACACCGGATATTTCCTGCCCGGCTCCAGCTTCGGCGTGATCATCTCCCAATAGAGGGTCGTGCCGTCCCTGGCCTTGAGCGTGCCGTATTGCGGGGTGCGATGGCTGGCGAGATAGGGGTAATAGGGATGCCCCTCCTTCAGCGCATTCTCCTCGATCCAGGCGAGGCGGTTGCCGGCCTGGTCGGCGAGATACGACTGGGTCGGCTGGCCGGCATTCGAGCGGGTGACGATGAAGCGGGTCGCGCCCTTGTTCATCACCGCCGAATGGAAATAGCCGCTTTCGGTCAGCCGGGTCACCGCATCGGGCTTCTTCAGGTCGATCGAATAGACCTGCATCTCGAGCGGCGTATCCTTGTTGGCGACGAAATAGACCTTGCCGGTCTTCTCATCGACACCAGCGAGCGTGGAGACGACCCACTGCCCCTTGGTCAACTGGCGCCACTTGCCCTTGCTGAAGTGATAGAGGTGACGATAGCCGTCGCGCTCCGATGCCCAGATCAGGCTGCCGTCGTTCAGGAATTTATAGGCGTCGCTGATGTTGAGCCAGGTCTTGCTCGTCTCGGTGAACAGCACGCTAGATGCGCCCGTCGCCGGATCGACCTTGAGCATGTCGAGCGCCTTCTGGTCGCGGCTCTGGCGCTGGACGTAGAGCGTCTTGCCGTCGGGCGCCCAGCTTACACGCGCAACATAGATATCGTCATTGGCGCCAAGATCGACCTTCACGCGG is a genomic window of Sphingomonas sp. containing:
- a CDS encoding HlyD family secretion protein; protein product: MADADPKFNKASEETIVVEPVAAPTEEVTVVKAKRSWLRPLLMFGVPVLLLAIVGYFYMASGRTVSTDNAYVSQDKVSVSSDVAGRIVNVAVKENQIVKKGDLLFEIDPEPYRIAVASAQAQIAAAQVNVQTLQTSYAGTGASIQAARDSLQAAQQDYSRQAELMKAGFTTRARLEQSEHGVEQARAAVSRAQSDAAEARSKLSTGSAGENPQLAAARVQLAKAQLDLSRTKVYAPVDGIVSQSDRLQVGQMMMTGLPAVTIVRGSGAWLEANFKETDLNKMRVGQKAEVSFDAYPGLKLKAHVASIGAGTGSEFSVLPAQNANGNWVKVTQRVPVRIAIDENSPRPLIAGLSADVTVNILD
- a CDS encoding DHA2 family efflux MFS transporter permease subunit; its protein translation is MATAAQPADDAPAASPASTAGVAALPVTNRGLLTFGVMLATIMQILDSTIANVALPHMTTALGASADTITWVLTSYIVASAIAIPITGWLADRIGSRNLFLLSTLGFILASALCGMAQNLEQMVLFRLLQGISAAFMNPLSQTVMLDINPPERQAKAMAIWGMGIMVGPIMGPVIGGWLTDNFNWRWVFYVNLPLGVICIAILWWLLPSRPIVRRRFDIFGFSMLTLGIAALQLMLDRGQGEDWLGSTEIWIEMLVAGIALWMFTVHMFTGKHPMFERELWKNRNLVTAIGFMLVIGVVMMATMALLPPMLQNLYGHSVLDTGLLLMPRGVGVVLTMAVAAQLTQRGFDARWLVALGMALAAFSLWQMTHWSLEMGTGPVIVSGFVQGLGMGLVFMPLQGIAFATLPTRYRTEGASLMNLSRNIGASVGISLVTTLLARSVQISHADLAPKINPENLNMMDPGLLQILGGSGDTLLAMANAEINRQAMMIGYLNDFYAMMIVTALSVPLVIFLRKPKGPAAKPDASAMGH
- a CDS encoding aspartate-semialdehyde dehydrogenase, which translates into the protein MGYRVVVAGATGNVGREVLNILAEREFPIDDLAVLASSRSTGDMVDFGETGKQYKVQNIEHFDPAGWDMAIFAIGSDGSKAHAPRFAAAGCTVIDNASLYRMDPDVPLIVPEVNPEAIDGYRKKGIIANPNCSTAQMVVALKPLHDKAKIKRVVVATYQSVSGAGKAGMDELFEQSRNIFVGDSAEPKKFTKQIAFNVIPHIDSFLEDGSTKEEWKMVVETKKILDPKIKVTATCVRVPVFVGHSEAINIEFEEEISAEEAKTILREAPGVMLVDKHEDGGYVTPVECVGEYATYVSRVREDSTVDNGLSLWCVSDNLRKGAALNAVQIAELLGRRHLKKAA
- a CDS encoding S41 family peptidase → MLTMLLAWWVGVGQATPEPLPPAPRNAGFEEVTATGGFTGWVFDKHDPNSDYRVEAGEGSAGKGAHLYRASGDAADGASLIQFVDAAAFRGKLVRFSARVAVSKPGAHAGLGMAVIRPKPKYAGFRYGMDDKSLQAGAWREVAIVGRVAREATQINLTIDIRGDADIIVDEVKLEAVTPDAKPPSAEAKAYLESAIALIQANHIDSAKADWARVSADAHADIGGAVTPGDTHNAIRGILGALGEKHSFLRPPLPVKPATAGTVAGAPHAAPPLPTSELVDNRYGVIRLPGLNTFAAGGNELGELYRRIIRDALLNMDAQPICGWVVDLRDDTGGNMWPMLHGLDPLLGAAPFGSFIDPKGAVTIWQRTASGMAPLPEQPRALPPSYVLAHADAPVAVLIGPRTASSGEMTAMALIGRANVRTFGEPSGGYTTGNSAFPLSDGALLVLTGVFVRDRTGKEYRDAIQPDVKTMAADAQAEAIRWLAARCPKS
- a CDS encoding DPP IV N-terminal domain-containing protein, with translation MRKWLLGLALLGTPLMVCEAVAQDLPLERVFASPELAGPVPRLPKLSPDGSLLTLLRNRADEKDRFDLWAMDTATGQWRMLVDSKKVGSGAEISEAEKMQRERARITNARGIVNYSWSLDGKSIIVPLDGDVYLASVDGRVQRLTNSPEGELNPMISPKGNYFSFARGQNFFVQSLSGGEARQLTSDGAGTVHWGEAQFVEQEEIHRYDGYWWAPDEQHIAVERFDEARVGVVSRAAIGADGTRVYSQRYPAAGTPNAVVELYVMKPDGSARVKVDLGANDDIYVARVSWAPDGKTLYVQRQSRDQKALDMLKVDPATGASSVLFTETSKTWLNISDAYKFLNDGSLIWASERDGYRHLYHFSKGKWRQLTKGQWVVSTLAGVDEKTGKVYFVANKDTPLEMQVYSIDLKKPDAVTRLTESGYFHSAVMNKGATRFIVTRSNAGQPTQSYLADQAGNRLAWIEENALKEGHPYYPYLASHRTPQYGTLKARDGTTLYWEMITPKLEPGRKYPVFVEYYGGPGTSQRVAHKWENPLVQHIVDRGYIYFQIDGRGSNFRGKAFEDQIFQKLGTVEVEDQIAGIDYLKSQDFVDKDRIGGYGWSYGGFMTLKLLEKHPGVFAAAVSGAPVVKWGLYDTHYTERYLGDPNKDPQAYAAADTIADAGRIRDPLLLMHGMSDDNVVLDNSTALAAKLQAENRPFEMMFYPGKAHSAPKDIHVWTTVFNFFDREVKNKR